In the Hydrogenimonas thermophila genome, TGGTTATTTCTGTCGTAAAAGTTATTAATGTAGCAACAATTAAAATTAGCATAATAGGTGGTAGTGTAGTTAGCTCTAAAAGCATATTTGATATATCTTTTGCCAAGCCTGTACTTGAAAATCCAGAAGCAATAGAAAATCCGGCACCAAATAAAAATATAATCTCATACGGTATTTTTTTTGCATCATCCCAAATCAAAAAACCGATTTTTGGTAAAAACATAGCCAAGCCAAAACTTAGAAGTATTACTGATTCATTAAATTTTAAAAAAGAGTTAACTAATAAAATAGCTATTAAAAGTAGTAAAATATTTTTTAATCTTCTTTGATCAATATTTAATCTTACTACAGATTCTGAAACATTTATACCACTCTTTTTTAAACCAAGTGACAAAATAGATGAAACTATAACTAACATAACTATAGCAAGAGGTAGAGTTTTTGCCATCCATACAACAAACGACAGGCTTTCTAAATTATTATCTTGCAAAAAGCCCATCAAAATTAGATTTGGAGGTGTTCCAATAGGAGTAATTATACCTCCTATGCTAGCTCCGTAAGCTATTGCAAGAACAAACCTAATTTTTAAATTATGTTCATCAGTTAAAAAGAGTGCTATTGGCATCAACAAAAGAGCTGTTGTTGTATTTGATAAAAAAGAGCTTAAAAGAGCTGATGTAATAGATAATGAAAATATTATTCCTCTATTTGTTTTTGGAAAAATATTCAATAATTTATTTGCTATGATTTTATGCAATCCAGTTTTTTCTACTGCTATTGCAAGTAAAAAACCACCTAAAAAGAGAAATATAATTGTTTTTGAGTAGTTTGCGGAGACACTTTTAGGATCAAGTATTCCAAGTGTTGGAAACAAAACAATAGGAAGCAGTGATACTACTCCCAATGGTAATGCCTCATTAGTCCATAGTGTTACAAGTAAGGCAACTACAGCTATTAATTTAGACTCGATATCATTAAAAACTAGTCCACTTAAAAAATAAGCCAATATAGAAATTGCAATAGCAATTAAAATACCTTTTACCTCTTTTGTAAACATGATTTTACCTTATTTTTCAGATATCTCATCTAATATTGACAATATTTCATCCATACTTTGACGTAAATTCCTTATTTCTTGAGCAAGATTTTCCATATTTTTAGCATTCTCAACTATAATCTGAGAAGTTGAATTTATTTGTTGAGTTACTGTTGTAATTACAATAGAAGTTTCATCTAAACCTTTTTGAGATTTTTCAGCTAAATTTCTAACTTCATCAGCGACAACAGCAAATCCTCTTCCGTGTTCTCCTGCTCTAGCTGCTTCAATTGCTGCATTAAGTGCTAGTAAATTTGTTTGATCAATTACACCTTCTATAAATTCAAGAGTTTTAACAGTCTCTTCTGCTTGCTCATTTAAATTTTTTAAAGATACAGCTTGCTCATTTTCTTTTGTACTTGCTTCTATAATTTCATCAGATACTTTTTCTATTAATATGCCAAGATTTTTAAAATTATTCTCTTTTAAATTTAAGATTGCATTTTTTAGGAAAGTTGTTCTTTCATTAATATGCTCAGTCTGTTTAATATTTCTCTCTTTTTGCATTTTTAAGGATTCACCAAGAGAATTTACTCCATCTGT is a window encoding:
- a CDS encoding SLC13 family permease, producing the protein MFTKEVKGILIAIAISILAYFLSGLVFNDIESKLIAVVALLVTLWTNEALPLGVVSLLPIVLFPTLGILDPKSVSANYSKTIIFLFLGGFLLAIAVEKTGLHKIIANKLLNIFPKTNRGIIFSLSITSALLSSFLSNTTTALLLMPIALFLTDEHNLKIRFVLAIAYGASIGGIITPIGTPPNLILMGFLQDNNLESLSFVVWMAKTLPLAIVMLVIVSSILSLGLKKSGINVSESVVRLNIDQRRLKNILLLLIAILLVNSFLKFNESVILLSFGLAMFLPKIGFLIWDDAKKIPYEIIFLFGAGFSIASGFSSTGLAKDISNMLLELTTLPPIMLILIVATLITFTTEITSNTALTSIALPIIYALGKVSSIDTYLILMVATICASYAFMLPIATPPNAIAMSSGVLTIKQMAKFGFVFNIIAIVLTSTIALILW